A single genomic interval of Plantibacter sp. Leaf314 harbors:
- a CDS encoding TetR/AcrR family transcriptional regulator, producing MPSTPAKPNRGPSAGPENRRALVAAARQVFTADGFGAPLSAVAKRAGVGQGSLYRHFPDRLSLALAVLEENVGELEEHAARPDATLDTLLDVVIDQALVTSPFVEAILGAGDDPRVTALGTRLDRLAHELHGRELAAGRIAPHVEPDDILMAVSMVGATLTRIPASHRADTAARAKAMFRRSFGR from the coding sequence ATGCCGTCGACACCCGCGAAGCCGAACCGCGGCCCGAGCGCGGGTCCGGAGAACCGTCGCGCACTCGTCGCCGCAGCGCGCCAGGTGTTCACCGCGGACGGGTTCGGCGCCCCGCTCAGCGCGGTCGCGAAACGCGCCGGGGTCGGCCAGGGCAGCCTGTACCGCCACTTCCCCGACCGCCTGTCGCTCGCGCTCGCCGTCCTCGAGGAGAACGTCGGCGAGCTCGAGGAGCACGCCGCGCGCCCCGACGCCACCCTGGACACCCTGCTGGACGTCGTGATCGACCAGGCGCTCGTCACCTCACCGTTCGTCGAGGCCATCCTCGGGGCGGGCGACGACCCGCGCGTCACCGCCCTCGGCACCCGCCTCGACCGACTCGCGCACGAGCTGCACGGCCGGGAGCTGGCGGCGGGACGCATCGCGCCGCACGTGGAGCCGGACGACATCCTCATGGCCGTCTCGATGGTGGGTGCGACCCTCACCCGGATCCCGGCATCCCATCGCGCAGACACCGCGGCTCGCGCGAAGGCGATGTTCCGTCGCTCCTTCGGCCGATGA
- a CDS encoding Gfo/Idh/MocA family protein has product MDTSTTTSPSKAPDLRVGVIGLGFAGTTHLDAFTALPGATVVALSGQEPTRLAELAESRGVPDTYADWEDLVARDDLDIVSIGVPNALHHPIAVAALRSGKHVFCEKPLATTADLAAEMVEAATAADRVLEVAYNHRRRADVAYLARYLAEEPIGRVYHSRASWLRRQGVPGIDSWFTNKAAAGGGPLIDLGSHVLDIALSLLGEPRVTHVSAVAYNELGRAGRGGSSGGGPVSSRSTHAFDVEDFASALLRFEDGGSLHLEASWASYSKAHEDISVELLGSEGGVRLHVDNYNTEGTVTIYRDVAGAPTIERPAVQVPSGHHQSVIAEFLETIRAGESAGGELRFAGHHGEYALHRSRVIDAAYASAAAGHELEVPA; this is encoded by the coding sequence ATGGACACGAGCACCACCACGTCACCGTCGAAGGCTCCGGACCTCCGGGTCGGCGTCATCGGCCTCGGCTTCGCCGGCACCACCCACCTCGACGCCTTCACCGCCCTCCCCGGCGCGACGGTCGTCGCCCTGTCGGGCCAGGAACCCACCAGGCTCGCCGAGCTCGCCGAGAGCCGCGGCGTCCCCGACACGTATGCCGACTGGGAGGACCTCGTCGCCCGCGACGACCTCGACATCGTCTCGATCGGCGTGCCGAACGCCCTGCACCACCCGATCGCCGTGGCCGCACTCCGCAGCGGCAAGCACGTCTTCTGCGAGAAGCCGCTCGCGACCACCGCCGACCTCGCCGCCGAGATGGTGGAGGCGGCGACGGCCGCCGACCGCGTGCTCGAGGTCGCCTACAACCACCGCCGTCGCGCCGACGTCGCCTACCTCGCCCGCTACCTCGCCGAGGAGCCCATCGGCCGTGTCTACCACTCGCGCGCCTCCTGGCTGCGTCGGCAGGGCGTACCCGGGATCGACTCCTGGTTCACGAACAAGGCGGCCGCGGGTGGCGGACCGCTCATCGACCTCGGTTCGCACGTCCTCGACATCGCCCTGTCGCTGCTCGGCGAACCGCGCGTGACGCACGTCTCCGCGGTCGCCTACAACGAGCTCGGCCGCGCCGGTCGCGGTGGCTCCTCGGGCGGCGGTCCGGTCTCGAGCCGGTCCACGCACGCGTTCGACGTCGAGGACTTCGCCTCAGCCCTCCTGCGCTTCGAGGACGGCGGCAGCCTGCACCTCGAGGCGTCGTGGGCGTCCTACTCGAAGGCCCATGAGGACATCTCGGTCGAGCTCCTCGGGTCCGAGGGCGGCGTCCGCCTCCACGTCGACAACTACAACACCGAGGGCACGGTGACGATCTACCGCGACGTGGCCGGCGCGCCGACGATCGAGCGACCCGCCGTGCAGGTGCCGTCCGGTCACCATCAGTCGGTCATCGCGGAGTTCCTCGAGACCATCCGTGCGGGCGAGTCCGCCGGTGGCGAGCTGCGGTTCGCCGGTCACCACGGCGAGTACGCCCTGCACCGCAGCCGCGTCATTGACGCCGCTTACGCCTCGGCCGCCGCCGGGCACGAACTGGAGGTCCCCGCATGA
- a CDS encoding SDR family NAD(P)-dependent oxidoreductase has product MSVLTANTPIAAWLADPTGGPLIRGLLVQLGTEESQLAPIAGLPLQQLVALSQGKLPQSLIDELVLAANDGVAPVDAAPEGWQERITAGRFAGKTVIVTGAASGIGRATASRVAREGGRVVAVDLFEDKLADLAASLPDADLVTVAGDITKQDDIDAIVAAAGERIDALANVAGINDDFSPLHETSDATWDRVMGVNVTGAFKLTRAVLPAMVAAGSGSVVNIASEAGLRGNASGNAYTTSKHAVVGMTKSAAFMYGPHGVRVNAVAPGGVATGIPFPPNVSEAGSARLAPFQAAIPTIATAEQLAASITFLLSDDGVNVNGVILPSDGGWSVQ; this is encoded by the coding sequence ATGAGCGTCCTCACCGCCAACACCCCGATCGCCGCCTGGCTCGCCGACCCCACCGGTGGCCCGCTCATCCGCGGCCTCCTCGTCCAGCTCGGCACCGAGGAGTCGCAGCTCGCGCCCATCGCCGGCCTGCCGCTCCAGCAGCTCGTGGCTCTGAGTCAGGGCAAGCTGCCGCAGTCGCTCATCGACGAGCTCGTCCTCGCGGCGAACGACGGCGTCGCGCCGGTCGATGCGGCGCCCGAGGGGTGGCAGGAGCGCATCACCGCCGGACGGTTCGCCGGGAAGACGGTGATCGTCACCGGTGCGGCCTCCGGCATCGGCCGTGCCACGGCATCCCGCGTCGCGCGCGAGGGCGGCCGGGTCGTGGCGGTGGACCTCTTCGAGGACAAGCTCGCCGACCTCGCCGCGAGCCTGCCGGACGCCGACCTCGTCACGGTCGCGGGCGACATCACGAAGCAGGACGACATCGACGCGATCGTCGCCGCGGCAGGGGAGCGGATCGACGCGCTCGCCAACGTCGCCGGCATCAACGACGACTTCTCCCCGCTGCACGAGACGAGTGACGCGACCTGGGACCGCGTCATGGGCGTGAACGTGACGGGCGCCTTCAAGCTGACCCGGGCGGTCCTCCCGGCGATGGTCGCTGCCGGCTCGGGTTCGGTCGTCAACATCGCCTCCGAGGCCGGGCTCCGCGGCAACGCCTCGGGGAACGCGTACACGACCTCCAAGCACGCGGTCGTCGGCATGACCAAGAGCGCCGCGTTCATGTACGGGCCGCACGGTGTCCGCGTGAACGCCGTCGCCCCCGGCGGAGTCGCCACCGGCATCCCGTTCCCGCCGAACGTGTCCGAGGCGGGATCCGCACGGCTCGCCCCGTTCCAGGCGGCGATCCCGACGATCGCGACGGCCGAGCAGCTCGCGGCATCTATCACCTTCCTCCTGAGCGACGACGGGGTGAACGTCAACGGCGTGATCCTGCCGTCCGACGGTGGATGGTCGGTGCAGTAG
- a CDS encoding ThuA domain-containing protein encodes MSTTSPIRIRVWNEFVHESRGDAVVLGHYPDGIHRVIADGLEESLGEAVSVTTATLQEPEHGLTEEALANTDVLFWWGHIAHDQVSDEVVERVVRHVHAGMGIVVLHSGHYSRVFQRLMGTTCALKWRNDGERELVWTVLPDHPIAQGVPHPIVIDRQEMYGEHFDIPRPDEEVFLSTFAGGEVFRSGVAYLRGRGRVFYFSPGDQEYPVYHHPDIRRVLANAAEWARPTIERTPPTADQHPRDWFLGEQA; translated from the coding sequence ATGAGCACCACGTCCCCCATCCGCATCCGCGTCTGGAACGAGTTCGTCCACGAGTCCCGCGGCGACGCGGTCGTCCTCGGGCACTATCCCGACGGCATCCACCGGGTCATCGCCGACGGACTCGAGGAGTCGCTCGGCGAGGCCGTCAGCGTGACGACGGCGACGCTCCAGGAGCCGGAGCACGGGCTCACGGAGGAGGCGCTCGCGAACACCGACGTCCTCTTCTGGTGGGGCCACATCGCCCACGACCAGGTGTCGGACGAGGTCGTCGAGCGCGTCGTCAGGCATGTCCACGCCGGGATGGGCATCGTCGTCCTGCACTCCGGTCACTACTCCCGCGTCTTCCAGCGCCTGATGGGCACGACGTGCGCGCTCAAGTGGCGCAACGACGGCGAGCGCGAACTGGTGTGGACCGTGCTGCCGGACCACCCGATCGCCCAGGGGGTCCCGCACCCGATCGTCATCGACCGGCAGGAGATGTACGGCGAACACTTCGACATCCCGCGGCCCGATGAGGAGGTGTTCCTCTCCACCTTCGCCGGCGGCGAGGTGTTCCGCTCGGGTGTCGCCTACCTCCGCGGGCGTGGGCGGGTCTTCTACTTCTCGCCCGGCGACCAGGAGTACCCGGTCTACCACCACCCCGACATCCGTCGGGTGCTGGCGAACGCGGCCGAGTGGGCGCGTCCGACGATCGAGCGCACCCCGCCGACCGCCGACCAGCACCCCAGGGACTGGTTCCTGGGCGAGCAGGCGTAG
- a CDS encoding MaoC family dehydratase N-terminal domain-containing protein, with translation MEREERLEAGPASWYRSTFATGMPEPVVGEELPAGWEGVYFPFTTPFAQLREDGSPAEDGVLPTIDLPRRMYAGEDTEFLRPLRYGEPVTQRTSLGSLVEKQGRAGRLVFADLVREFVVDGEVAVRSTWHDVFLEAQPAVPTPRVPAPAPAPEDAADPDEGADWSERRSLDSRQLFRFSAVTGNTHRIHYDRRWARDVEGLDDLLVHGPLTRILVLDALAAHADGRRLVSVRFRAKAPVLVDTTFRIVGTDDAAGTSVVVRAADGTVLASADAAWRP, from the coding sequence ATGGAACGCGAGGAACGGTTGGAGGCCGGGCCCGCGTCCTGGTACCGGAGCACCTTCGCGACCGGGATGCCGGAGCCGGTCGTCGGCGAGGAGCTCCCGGCCGGGTGGGAGGGCGTCTACTTCCCGTTCACGACGCCGTTCGCCCAGCTCCGTGAGGACGGCTCACCGGCCGAGGACGGCGTGCTGCCGACCATCGACCTGCCACGCCGCATGTACGCGGGGGAGGACACGGAGTTCCTCCGGCCGCTCCGCTACGGCGAGCCGGTGACGCAGCGCACGAGTCTCGGTTCGCTCGTCGAGAAGCAGGGTCGGGCGGGTCGCCTCGTCTTCGCGGACCTCGTCCGCGAGTTCGTCGTCGACGGCGAGGTCGCCGTGCGGAGCACCTGGCACGACGTGTTCCTGGAGGCCCAGCCGGCAGTCCCGACGCCGCGGGTGCCGGCACCGGCACCGGCTCCGGAGGACGCGGCCGATCCCGACGAGGGCGCCGACTGGTCGGAGCGCCGCTCGCTCGACTCCCGTCAGCTGTTCCGGTTCTCGGCCGTGACCGGCAACACGCATCGGATCCACTACGACCGCCGCTGGGCGCGCGACGTCGAGGGGCTCGACGATCTGCTCGTGCACGGTCCACTGACCCGCATCCTCGTCCTCGATGCGCTCGCCGCGCATGCCGACGGTCGCCGTCTCGTATCGGTGCGGTTCCGCGCGAAGGCGCCGGTGCTCGTGGACACGACGTTCCGCATCGTCGGCACGGACGACGCTGCCGGCACCTCGGTCGTCGTGCGTGCCGCCGACGGTACGGTCCTGGCCTCCGCCGACGCCGCCTGGCGCCCCTGA
- a CDS encoding CaiB/BaiF CoA-transferase family protein translates to MTEQQQPNGADTAAILAATERLAVPPGSLEGVVVLDLSRVLAGPYAASMLADLGATVIKIENPNDPDVSRGFPPYLRDGDEEFSGYYGQYNRGKFGLALDLASEAGKEVLRDLVASADILVENFRPGTMAKLGLPYEALAEINPKLVYTAISGYGQTGSRSRRPAFDNTAQAAGGLWSMNGYADQPPVRVGVTIGDLSATMFGVIGTLAALRHAERTGVGQLVDVAQVDSIIAMTETAVVDYTVDGTVASPSGNEHAWVRPYELFPCADGQVFFGAYTDKLWKASCELFGTPEAIADPEIDTMRKRFDEEVYARRVKPLVVSWFADRTRAELEELAGDVVPLTAVKTIGEVVEDPGTAERDMVVETDYGSFGTLRSFGQPIKLSATPATTDRPANRIGEHADDVLAALAGYDAERIAGLRADGVI, encoded by the coding sequence ATGACCGAGCAGCAGCAGCCGAACGGCGCCGACACCGCGGCCATCCTCGCGGCCACCGAGCGACTCGCCGTCCCACCCGGCTCCCTCGAAGGCGTCGTCGTCCTCGACCTCTCCCGCGTCCTCGCCGGTCCCTACGCCGCCTCGATGCTCGCCGACCTCGGCGCCACCGTCATCAAGATCGAGAACCCGAACGACCCCGACGTCTCGCGGGGCTTCCCGCCCTACCTCCGCGACGGCGACGAGGAGTTCAGCGGGTACTACGGCCAGTACAACCGCGGCAAGTTCGGCCTCGCCCTCGACCTCGCGAGCGAGGCGGGCAAGGAGGTGCTGCGCGACCTCGTCGCGAGCGCCGACATCCTCGTCGAGAACTTCCGCCCAGGCACGATGGCGAAGCTCGGACTGCCCTACGAGGCGCTCGCCGAGATCAACCCGAAGCTCGTCTACACCGCGATCTCCGGCTACGGGCAGACCGGCTCGCGCAGCCGTCGCCCGGCGTTCGACAACACGGCGCAGGCCGCCGGTGGCCTGTGGTCGATGAACGGCTACGCCGACCAGCCACCCGTCCGCGTCGGTGTGACCATCGGCGACCTCTCGGCGACCATGTTCGGCGTCATCGGCACGCTCGCGGCCCTCCGGCACGCCGAGCGCACCGGCGTCGGTCAGCTCGTCGACGTCGCCCAGGTCGACAGCATCATCGCCATGACCGAGACCGCCGTCGTCGACTACACCGTCGACGGCACCGTGGCCTCCCCGTCCGGCAACGAGCACGCCTGGGTGCGCCCCTACGAACTGTTCCCCTGCGCCGACGGCCAGGTGTTCTTCGGCGCCTACACCGACAAACTCTGGAAGGCGAGCTGCGAGCTCTTCGGCACTCCGGAGGCGATCGCCGACCCCGAGATCGACACCATGCGGAAGCGCTTCGACGAGGAGGTCTACGCCCGACGGGTGAAGCCGCTCGTCGTCTCCTGGTTCGCCGACCGCACCCGCGCCGAGCTGGAGGAACTGGCCGGCGACGTCGTGCCGCTCACCGCGGTGAAGACCATCGGCGAGGTCGTCGAGGATCCCGGCACCGCCGAACGCGACATGGTCGTCGAGACCGACTACGGTTCCTTCGGCACGCTCCGTTCCTTCGGCCAGCCCATCAAGCTGAGCGCCACCCCGGCCACGACCGACCGCCCCGCGAACCGCATCGGGGAGCACGCCGACGACGTCCTCGCGGCGCTCGCCGGGTACGACGCGGAGCGCATCGCCGGACTCCGCGCCGACGGAGTGATCTGA
- a CDS encoding MSMEG_1061 family FMN-dependent PPOX-type flavoprotein, translated as MPANAFASIDVEAIPRSLGEPDPAATAKIMDELDENCLAFLAHSPFCTIATSDAAGTCDNSPRGDYPGFVRALDPSTLVIPERLGNRLADSLQNIVQNGHIGMLCFVPGMSETLRINGTAIVTDDPALTAMLEQDHVTPQLAIVVRTEEVYLHCGRALLRGGIWDAEMQELADEVPSAGRIWASMSGLSTEVGDAIDEAVVVGNRSLY; from the coding sequence ATGCCGGCCAACGCATTCGCCTCGATCGACGTCGAGGCCATCCCTCGCTCGCTCGGCGAACCGGACCCGGCGGCGACGGCCAAGATCATGGACGAGCTGGACGAGAACTGCCTCGCCTTCCTCGCCCACTCGCCCTTCTGCACCATCGCGACCTCCGACGCGGCGGGCACCTGCGACAACTCGCCCCGCGGCGACTACCCGGGGTTCGTCCGCGCACTCGACCCGAGCACCCTCGTGATCCCGGAACGCCTCGGCAACCGGCTCGCCGACTCCCTGCAGAACATCGTGCAGAACGGCCACATCGGCATGCTGTGCTTCGTGCCAGGCATGAGCGAGACCCTGCGGATCAACGGCACCGCCATCGTCACCGACGACCCGGCGCTCACGGCGATGCTCGAGCAGGACCACGTGACCCCGCAGCTCGCGATCGTGGTGCGCACCGAGGAGGTCTACCTGCACTGCGGTCGGGCGCTCCTCCGCGGCGGGATCTGGGACGCCGAGATGCAGGAGCTCGCCGACGAGGTGCCGAGCGCCGGCCGGATCTGGGCGAGCATGTCCGGGCTGAGCACCGAGGTCGGTGACGCGATCGACGAGGCCGTCGTCGTCGGCAACCGGAGCCTGTACTGA
- a CDS encoding iron chelate uptake ABC transporter family permease subunit translates to MFGRLWRGRVAVVTIVCLVVALAFALLGIVAGSSSLTIPDVITTLLGGGTGGQELIVFELRLPRVVGGLLVGAALGLAGALTQTFARNPLATPDILGVTSGAALGAVAAIVLVGGSYSVGAGALSLGLPAMAAIGALVTSAAVYALSWRGGVDSFRLILIGIGATATLGGITSYLIARAQITEAAAAAQWLVGSLSGISWSSVWPVLVALVILTPIAVLQTSSLDISQLGDELSTGLGVAVQRHRIIVIACAVLLVAAAVSAAGPIEFVAFVAPQLARRIARTGRPPLLASALLGAVIVTGGDALVRGVLPGEIPVGIITAIVGAPYLIWLLTRRKERETSA, encoded by the coding sequence GTGTTCGGTCGCCTGTGGCGCGGTCGGGTCGCCGTCGTCACGATCGTCTGCCTCGTCGTCGCGCTGGCGTTCGCGCTGCTCGGCATCGTCGCAGGGTCGTCCTCGCTGACGATCCCCGACGTGATCACCACCCTCCTCGGCGGCGGGACCGGCGGGCAGGAGCTCATCGTGTTCGAACTCCGCCTCCCCCGCGTCGTCGGCGGTCTGCTCGTCGGCGCGGCCCTCGGCCTGGCCGGGGCGCTCACCCAGACCTTCGCCCGCAACCCGCTCGCCACCCCGGACATCCTCGGCGTCACCTCGGGCGCAGCGCTCGGGGCCGTCGCAGCGATCGTCCTCGTCGGCGGCAGCTACTCCGTCGGTGCCGGCGCACTCAGTCTCGGACTGCCCGCCATGGCGGCGATCGGGGCGCTCGTGACCTCCGCGGCCGTCTACGCCCTGTCCTGGCGCGGCGGGGTCGACAGCTTCCGACTCATCCTCATCGGCATCGGCGCCACCGCGACGCTCGGCGGTATCACGAGCTACCTCATCGCCCGCGCGCAGATCACCGAGGCGGCAGCGGCGGCGCAGTGGCTCGTCGGCAGTCTCTCCGGCATCTCCTGGTCGAGCGTGTGGCCGGTGCTCGTCGCGCTGGTGATCCTGACGCCGATCGCGGTCCTGCAGACGAGCAGCCTCGACATCAGTCAGCTCGGCGACGAACTCTCCACCGGCCTCGGCGTCGCCGTCCAACGGCACCGGATCATCGTCATCGCGTGCGCGGTCCTGCTCGTCGCCGCGGCCGTGTCCGCCGCAGGGCCGATCGAGTTCGTCGCCTTCGTCGCACCCCAGCTCGCCCGTCGGATCGCGCGCACCGGTCGTCCACCCCTGCTCGCCTCGGCGCTGCTCGGCGCCGTCATCGTGACGGGCGGCGACGCGCTCGTCCGCGGCGTCCTCCCGGGTGAGATCCCGGTGGGCATCATCACCGCGATCGTCGGTGCCCCCTATCTCATCTGGCTGCTGACGCGCCGCAAGGAACGGGAGACCTCCGCATGA
- a CDS encoding iron ABC transporter permease: MRSATLLRSRRALAVGCLGAALLVIALASLMLGSNLISPVAVVTALFDPAQDTGAVVWGSRVPRTVLGILVGTCLGIAGAVMQGQTRNPLADPGLFGVSAGASLAVVVGVYVLGTSSVVTTLWLALLGATVASVIVFSVAALGRGLSSPVPLAIAGTAVSALLVALTSYLVLSDETTLAAYRIWVVGSLSGRSLTGVDAALVFAGLGLVFALANVRSLNALALGTELANGLGENLLRARLVGLAAITLLTAAAVALTGPIAFVGLTAPHIARTFVGGHHGWLLPASGLVGAGVLLACDVIGRLIGGTAEVPVGVVLTVIGGAAFIMIVRRGRMAEL; this comes from the coding sequence ATGCGCAGCGCGACCCTCCTCCGATCGAGACGCGCGCTCGCCGTCGGTTGCCTGGGTGCCGCCCTGCTCGTCATCGCCCTCGCGAGCCTCATGCTCGGCAGCAACCTCATCAGTCCGGTGGCCGTCGTCACGGCCCTGTTCGACCCCGCCCAGGACACCGGTGCCGTCGTGTGGGGCTCGCGGGTGCCGCGCACCGTGCTCGGGATCCTCGTCGGCACGTGCCTCGGGATCGCCGGTGCGGTGATGCAAGGGCAGACCCGCAACCCGCTCGCCGATCCCGGCCTCTTCGGCGTCTCGGCCGGGGCGAGCCTCGCCGTCGTCGTCGGCGTCTACGTGCTCGGCACGAGCTCGGTGGTCACCACCCTGTGGCTGGCGCTGCTCGGCGCCACCGTCGCCAGCGTCATCGTGTTCTCCGTCGCCGCACTCGGTCGCGGCCTCTCGAGCCCCGTGCCGCTCGCGATCGCCGGCACCGCCGTCTCGGCCCTGCTCGTCGCCCTCACCTCCTACCTGGTGCTGTCGGACGAGACGACGCTCGCGGCCTACCGCATCTGGGTGGTCGGCTCGCTCTCCGGGCGGTCGCTCACCGGGGTCGACGCCGCCCTCGTCTTCGCCGGACTCGGTCTCGTCTTCGCCCTCGCGAACGTGCGGTCCTTGAACGCCCTGGCGCTCGGGACCGAACTCGCGAACGGGCTCGGCGAGAACCTCCTCCGGGCACGCCTCGTCGGGCTCGCGGCGATCACCCTGCTCACCGCGGCGGCCGTCGCGCTGACCGGCCCGATCGCCTTCGTCGGGCTCACGGCACCCCACATCGCCAGGACCTTCGTCGGCGGACATCACGGCTGGCTCCTCCCGGCGTCGGGACTCGTCGGGGCCGGCGTGCTGCTGGCCTGCGACGTGATCGGGCGCTTGATCGGCGGCACCGCCGAGGTGCCCGTGGGCGTCGTCCTCACCGTCATCGGTGGCGCGGCCTTCATCATGATCGTGCGGCGCGGACGGATGGCCGAGCTGTGA
- a CDS encoding ROK family transcriptional regulator yields MVEPGVETGRASVELVAAYAFDHGPFTASEVMDATGLTRATVLNACDLLADRGWIRELDDARAAGDYRRGRPARRYELAADTAFVVGLDVGQHRVAALVATLRGDVVGRAELPIVGGDEDPDLRLATARAAVEQATAQAGTTAGQVLVTAVGVPAPVDVHGRSPRGDHDYWARMNPDFATRLGPWGEVVLENDANLAASAERALGAVARESIAVLLAGVSFGAGLIVDGVLLHGGAGGAGELRVLGMVEGVGSSEGLDGAARSWLEEDRRTGRVPSASPLALTPVDALDVSHIVDAATGGDAYTEALVERLGERLGRVCVVLGSLLDVEEVVVAGGVARVASPVIAAAHRWLEQGVYAPTPLVRASELGADVVALGAITRAVATIRSQPWRFAASITR; encoded by the coding sequence ATGGTCGAACCGGGGGTCGAGACGGGCCGAGCGAGTGTCGAACTCGTCGCCGCGTACGCCTTCGATCACGGCCCGTTCACCGCCAGCGAGGTCATGGACGCGACCGGGCTGACGCGCGCGACCGTCCTCAACGCGTGCGACCTCCTCGCCGATCGTGGCTGGATCCGGGAGCTCGACGACGCACGCGCCGCGGGCGACTACCGACGGGGCCGGCCGGCGCGACGCTACGAGTTGGCCGCCGACACCGCGTTCGTCGTCGGCCTCGACGTGGGACAGCACCGGGTCGCCGCGCTCGTCGCGACGCTTCGAGGCGACGTCGTCGGCCGGGCGGAACTGCCGATCGTGGGCGGCGACGAGGATCCGGACCTGCGCCTCGCCACCGCCCGCGCCGCCGTCGAGCAGGCGACCGCCCAAGCCGGCACGACGGCCGGCCAGGTGCTCGTGACGGCGGTCGGCGTGCCGGCTCCGGTCGACGTGCACGGTCGCTCTCCGCGCGGCGACCACGACTACTGGGCCCGGATGAACCCCGACTTCGCGACCCGGCTCGGCCCCTGGGGCGAGGTGGTGCTCGAGAACGACGCCAATCTGGCGGCGTCCGCGGAACGGGCCCTCGGCGCGGTGGCGCGCGAGTCCATCGCCGTCCTCCTCGCCGGCGTGAGCTTCGGTGCCGGCCTCATCGTCGACGGCGTCCTGCTGCACGGCGGCGCCGGTGGTGCCGGCGAACTCCGCGTGCTCGGCATGGTCGAGGGTGTCGGCTCCTCGGAGGGACTCGACGGTGCCGCCCGGTCCTGGCTGGAGGAGGACCGCCGGACGGGACGGGTGCCCTCGGCGTCCCCGCTCGCCCTGACGCCCGTCGACGCGCTCGACGTGAGCCACATCGTGGACGCCGCGACCGGAGGCGACGCCTATACGGAGGCGCTGGTCGAACGACTCGGCGAGCGCCTCGGCCGCGTGTGCGTCGTGCTCGGCAGCCTCCTCGACGTCGAGGAGGTCGTCGTCGCCGGTGGCGTGGCGCGGGTCGCCTCCCCCGTCATCGCCGCCGCCCATCGCTGGCTCGAGCAGGGCGTCTACGCGCCGACCCCGCTCGTCCGGGCGTCCGAACTCGGGGCGGACGTCGTGGCCCTCGGTGCCATCACCCGCGCGGTCGCGACGATCCGCTCGCAGCCGTGGCGGTTCGCCGCTTCGATCACGCGCTGA
- a CDS encoding PDR/VanB family oxidoreductase has product MRNRAGMTPLIVQEIVRETPTIVSVVLADPEGRRLPAWDPGAHIDLQLITRHERQYSLCGDPADEFHYRIAVLREEHSRGASHYIHTFLRVGRKVFIRPPRNLFPLSDAKRHLLLAAGIGITPLLSMARRLAAGDADWTLVYAVRTREDVAFGPELDALGDHVRIHVSGESGRLDLAGLLAGLEPGTDVSACGPRGFTDTLTDLAETLPDDCRLHLERFEPKPRAYLPNTAFTVECARSERTVEVTAGQTMLQAMQAARVGIPGSCLRGVCGSCAVQVVDGTPEHRDSLTTDDASMIMYPCVSRSQTPTLVIDA; this is encoded by the coding sequence ATGCGCAACCGCGCGGGCATGACCCCGCTCATCGTCCAGGAGATCGTGCGCGAGACGCCCACGATCGTCAGCGTGGTGCTCGCCGACCCTGAGGGCCGCCGCCTCCCCGCGTGGGACCCCGGCGCCCACATTGACCTGCAGCTCATCACCCGCCACGAACGGCAGTACTCGCTCTGCGGCGATCCCGCCGACGAGTTCCACTACCGGATCGCGGTCCTGCGCGAAGAGCATTCGCGGGGCGCGTCCCACTACATCCACACCTTCCTCCGCGTCGGCCGGAAGGTCTTCATCCGGCCCCCACGGAACCTGTTCCCGCTCTCGGACGCGAAACGCCACCTGCTCCTCGCCGCGGGCATCGGGATCACGCCGCTGCTCTCGATGGCGCGACGACTCGCCGCCGGCGATGCCGACTGGACGCTCGTGTACGCGGTGCGCACCCGCGAGGACGTCGCGTTCGGGCCGGAACTCGACGCCCTCGGCGACCACGTGCGGATCCACGTCAGCGGGGAGAGCGGACGGCTCGACCTCGCCGGGCTCCTCGCCGGGCTCGAGCCGGGCACCGACGTGTCCGCGTGCGGGCCGCGCGGCTTCACCGACACCCTCACCGATCTGGCGGAGACCTTGCCGGACGACTGCCGGCTGCACCTCGAGCGGTTCGAGCCGAAGCCCCGCGCCTACCTGCCGAACACGGCCTTCACCGTGGAGTGCGCGCGCTCCGAGCGCACTGTCGAGGTCACGGCAGGGCAGACGATGCTGCAGGCGATGCAGGCCGCGCGGGTCGGCATCCCCGGCTCGTGCCTGCGGGGCGTCTGCGGCTCGTGCGCGGTGCAGGTGGTCGACGGCACGCCCGAGCATCGTGACTCGCTGACGACCGACGACGCGTCGATGATCATGTACCCGTGCGTCTCACGGTCGCAGACGCCGACGCTCGTGATCGACGCCTAG